The Lucilia cuprina isolate Lc7/37 chromosome 5, ASM2204524v1, whole genome shotgun sequence genome includes a window with the following:
- the LOC111682791 gene encoding fibrinogen C domain-containing protein 1-like, whose amino-acid sequence MTTKNCLAIKLLILILLNIICFVKSSLVLNNNYFAVEEGSGFDTDLISVNNFGTHVATHDQNVAVMEEKIKSLAETFNQLEQKISSLINDNMELLEDKFQKIMDDKVSNMNQIVEEKIKMIGDGKPTYNVQELKCSNNRLPKSCHDISECQNNIYSIMIPEFSNISFPAVCDLKTVDGDWTIIQRRQDGSENFFRNWTEYVEGFGNLNGEFFIGLEKLYALTSLNEPQELYIKLQDFEGETRYARYGKFKVDSKSTDYTLTVGDYSGDASDCFSQHSGNKFSTKDRDNDIHDSKNCADYWKGAWWYNNCFYSNLNGLYLAGKTLSTKRGISWCGFRDYAYSLKSVQMMIRPKRD is encoded by the exons ATGACAACTAAAAATTGTCTTGCAATTAAATtgctaatattaatattattaaatataatatgttttgtaaaATCTTCATTAGTTCTAAATAACAATTACTTTGCAGTTGAG GAAGGCTCCGGTTTCGATACCGATTTGATATCTGTTAATAATTTTGGAACTCATGTAGCAACGCATGATCAAAATGTTGCCGT tatggaagagaaaataaaatctttGGCAGAAACCTTTAACCAACTGGAACAGAAAATAAGCAGTCTTATCAATGATAATATGGAATTGTTGGAAgacaaatttcagaaaataatgGACGATAAAGTATCAAATATGAATCAAATAGTCGAAGAAAAAATTA aaatgatCGGTGACGGTAAACCCACTTACAATGTGCAGGAATTAAAATg TTCCAATAATCGTTTACCCAAAAGTTGCCATGATATTAGCGAATGTCAAAATAATATCTACAGTATAATGATACCAGAATTTAGCAATATATCATTTCCAGCTGTGTGTGATTTAAAAACTGTGGATGGCGATTGGACCATTATTCAGCGACGTCAAGACGGgtctgaaaatttttttagaaattggacGGAATACGTAGAAGGATTCGGTAATTTGAATGGCGAATTTTTTATAGGCTTAGAAAAACTTTACGCCCTTACCTCGCTGAATGAGCCTCaagaattatatataaaattacaagATTTTGAAGGTGAAACACGTTATGCTagatatggaaaatttaaagttgATTCTAAGAGTACAGATTACACGTTAACTGTGGGTGATTATTCTGGTGATGCTAGTGACTGTTTCAGTCAACATAGtggtaataaattttctaccaAAGATCGTGATAATGATATACATGATTCTAAAAACTGTGCTGATTACTGGAAGGGGGCTTGGTggtataataattgtttttatag TAATTTAAATGGCTTGTACTTGGCTGGAAAAACGCTGTCTACGAAGAGGGGTATATCCTGGTGTGGTTTTCGTGATTACGCATATTCTCTTAAATCTGTACAAATGATGATACGACCAAAGAGAGATTGA
- the LOC111682806 gene encoding microfibril-associated glycoprotein 4-like: MTTKNCLAIKLLILILLNIICFVKTSLVLNNNYFAVEEGSGFDTDLISVNSFGTHVATHDQNVAVMEEKIKSLAETFNQLEQKISSLINDNMELLEDKFQKIMDDKVSNMNQIVEEKIKMIGDGKPTYNVQELKCFNNRLPKSCYDISECHNNIYSIMLPEISNKSFPAVCDLKSLDGGWTIIQQRQDGSENFFRNWTDYVEGFGNLKGEFFIGLEKLYALTSLNEPQELYIKLQDFEGETRYARYGKFKVDSKSTDYTLTVGDYSGNAGDCLSQHNGYKFSTQDRDNDIQPTRNCAKHWKGAWWYMNCFHSNLNGEYLAGKIKASEGGISWCGFRNYGYSLKSVQMMIRTRNN, from the exons ATGACAACTAAAAATTGTCTTGCAATTAAATtgctaatattaatattattaaatataatatgttttgtaaaaacttCATTAGTTCTTAATAACAATTACTTTGCAGTTGAG gAAGGCTCTGGTTTCGATACCGATTTGATATCTGTTAATAGTTTTGGAACTCATGTAGCAACACATGATCAAAATGTTGCCGT tatggaagagaaaataaaatctttGGCAGAAACCTTTAACCAACTGGAACAGAAAATAAGCAGTCTTATCAATGATAATATGGAATTGTTGGAAgacaaatttcagaaaataatgGACGATAAAGTATCAAATATGAATCAAATAGTCGAAGAAAAAATTA aaatgatCGGTGACGGCAAACCCACTTACAATGTGCAGGAATTAAAATG TTTCAATAATCGTTTACCCAAAAGTTGCTATGATATTAGCGAATGTCATAATAACATCTACAGTATAATGTTACCGGAAATCAGCAATAAATCGTTTCCAGCTGTATGTGATTTAAAATCTCTGGATGGTGGTTGGACCATTATACAGCAACGTCAAGATGGTtctgaaaatttctttagaaattggaCAGATTACGTAGAAGGATTCGGTAATTTGAAAGGCGAATTTTTTATAGGCTTAGAAAAACTTTACGCCCTTACCTCGCTGAATGAGCCTCaagaattatatataaaattacaagATTTTGAAGGTGAAACACGTTATGCTAGATATGGGAAATTTAAAGTTGATTCTAAGAGTACAGATTACACGTTAACTGTGGGAGATTACTCTGGAAATGCTGGCGATTGTTTAAGTCAACATAATGGTTATAAGTTTTCTACCCAGGATCGGGATAATGATATACAACCCACCAGAAACTGTGCTAAACACTGGAAGGGAGCTTGGTGGTATATGAATTGTTTTCATAG taACTTAAATGGCGAATATTTGGCTGGAAAAATTAAAGCTTCAGAAGGAGGTATATCCTGGTGTGGATTTCGTAACTACGGATATTCTCTAAAGTCCGTGCAAATGATGATACGAACAAGGAATAATTGA